From one Chloroflexota bacterium genomic stretch:
- a CDS encoding DegV family protein: MSRVRIITDSTADLPPEVVANLGITVLPLTVHFGQKTIRDGVDISRDEFFKRLARYPTPPTTSPPTVKQFDEAFTELAKNNDTVVAILGSSKLSDTFRNATRAAAPLLGRSKIVVIDSQLITIGLGILVTAAGQAAARGDSLDEVVRLVRGMIPKIYIGFFVETLDYLERGGRIGPAQAFLGNMLNIKPLLILEDGEVVALEKVRTRAKAIEKLVEFISEFAHIERMIILHSNTPEDVNLLIEQINLVLPNLDITVDHYGPVAATHVGPNALGVVVYEGM, from the coding sequence ATGTCTCGCGTAAGAATTATCACCGACAGCACTGCCGATCTTCCACCGGAAGTCGTGGCGAATCTTGGCATCACGGTGCTTCCGCTCACCGTTCATTTCGGGCAGAAGACCATCCGCGATGGCGTTGACATTTCGCGCGATGAATTTTTCAAGCGGCTCGCGCGCTACCCCACGCCGCCAACCACATCGCCGCCGACGGTCAAACAATTCGACGAAGCGTTTACCGAACTCGCGAAAAACAACGATACGGTCGTCGCGATTCTCGGTTCGAGCAAGTTGAGCGACACGTTCCGCAATGCGACGCGCGCCGCCGCGCCTTTGTTGGGGCGCAGCAAGATCGTCGTGATTGATTCGCAACTCATCACGATTGGCTTGGGCATCCTCGTGACTGCCGCGGGGCAAGCCGCCGCGCGCGGCGATTCGCTCGACGAAGTCGTGCGCCTCGTACGCGGAATGATCCCGAAAATCTACATCGGCTTTTTCGTCGAGACGCTCGACTATCTCGAACGCGGCGGACGGATCGGACCGGCGCAAGCGTTCCTCGGCAACATGCTCAACATCAAGCCGCTGTTGATTCTCGAAGACGGCGAAGTGGTCGCGCTCGAAAAAGTCCGCACGCGCGCCAAAGCCATCGAAAAATTGGTCGAGTTCATTTCCGAATTCGCGCACATCGAGCGCATGATCATTTTGCACAGCAACACACCCGAAGACGTGAACTTGTTGATCGAGCAGATCAACCTTGTTTTGCCAAACCTGGATATTACAGTGGATCACTATGGTCCGGTCGCCGCGACGCACGTCGGTCCGAACGCATTAGGCGTCGTCGTGTACGAGGGAATGTAA